One Halolamina litorea genomic window carries:
- a CDS encoding choice-of-anchor W domain-containing protein: MSDDNSKFDLTRRKVLGGLGGIGAGAALGGTGTMAFLNDTEETSGVMTAGELDLIVEYYSYWSQGSGGDYVSGEIDGDAVTGELSDVKPGDSGLVALCPRIETNPAYLWLCGELTANNENGITEPESEVDSTGGDGNGELAQNVDVTLKYCTLDDDIGDDGGFNADDVESSTDIWSGTLAELFDAIQYGVPLDGEGTTPDNGDGFFEPGAQAHYPGTGDNGEGPCLCLDWEVPYEVGNIIQSDSLSFDLQLYAQQSRHNEGTDNPCASVTTEAGDGFAKVAESFNGNETITGGARARYGNNGSSGAWELAVGDEPGVSGEFAEENYVWTSGQTVDWSVSYDESSDELSFTFDGTTISDTLDDPQPDGRMAIQGKADEATVEASIDSLSIGGTSISLNGPNGGSVTNDGEGRQTRYLLVNTALDGSTDFELSGEATVTLQTDYAGGNEGVAFDVVFE; this comes from the coding sequence ATGTCCGACGACAACAGCAAGTTCGACCTGACGCGACGCAAAGTCCTCGGCGGCCTCGGCGGCATCGGCGCCGGCGCCGCGCTCGGTGGCACCGGCACGATGGCGTTCCTGAACGACACGGAGGAGACCTCCGGCGTGATGACCGCCGGGGAGCTCGACCTCATCGTGGAGTACTACTCGTACTGGAGCCAGGGAAGCGGCGGTGACTACGTCTCCGGCGAGATCGACGGGGACGCGGTGACCGGCGAACTCAGCGACGTCAAGCCCGGCGACAGCGGGCTGGTCGCGCTCTGCCCGCGTATCGAGACCAACCCCGCGTACCTGTGGCTGTGCGGCGAACTCACCGCGAACAACGAGAACGGGATCACGGAGCCCGAGAGCGAGGTCGACTCGACGGGCGGCGACGGCAACGGTGAGCTCGCCCAGAACGTGGATGTGACGCTCAAGTACTGTACCCTCGACGACGATATCGGCGACGACGGCGGCTTCAACGCGGACGACGTCGAGAGTTCGACCGACATCTGGTCGGGGACGCTCGCCGAACTCTTCGACGCCATCCAGTACGGCGTCCCGCTTGACGGCGAGGGGACCACCCCGGACAACGGCGACGGCTTCTTCGAGCCGGGTGCCCAGGCCCACTACCCGGGTACGGGTGACAACGGCGAGGGGCCCTGCCTCTGTCTCGACTGGGAGGTCCCCTACGAAGTCGGGAACATCATCCAGTCCGACAGCCTGAGTTTCGACCTCCAGCTCTACGCTCAGCAGTCCCGGCACAACGAGGGCACGGACAACCCGTGCGCCAGTGTCACGACCGAGGCCGGCGACGGGTTCGCGAAGGTCGCGGAGAGCTTCAACGGCAACGAAACGATCACCGGCGGCGCCCGCGCCCGCTACGGGAACAACGGTTCCTCCGGCGCGTGGGAGCTAGCCGTCGGCGACGAACCCGGCGTATCCGGCGAGTTCGCGGAGGAGAACTACGTGTGGACGAGCGGCCAAACCGTCGACTGGTCGGTCTCCTACGACGAGAGCAGTGACGAACTCTCGTTCACCTTCGACGGGACCACCATCAGCGACACGCTCGACGACCCGCAGCCGGACGGTCGCATGGCCATCCAGGGGAAGGCCGACGAGGCGACTGTCGAGGCGTCCATCGACAGTCTGTCGATCGGCGGCACCTCGATCTCGCTCAACGGTCCGAACGGGGGTTCGGTGACGAACGACGGTGAGGGTCGGCAGACCCGATACCTCCTCGTCAACACGGCTCTCGACGGGTCGACGGACTTCGAACTCAGCGGCGAGGCGACCGTGACCCTCCAGACCGACTACGCTGGCGGCAACGAGGGCGTCGCATTCGACGTCGTGTTCGAGTAG
- a CDS encoding SipW-dependent-type signal peptide-containing protein, protein MDDKLDLTRRKVLGGLGGIGAGAALGGTGTMAFLNDAETTSAGVTAGELDIQLDWRTMHNGEELSHQESPVDTNSQNQPILTLDDVKPGDDGCIVISIHNDTNPAWIWHQMRLSDRDDHGLTDPEASTDSTGGEGEGELQDHLEVRAFYDDDDDCEWNPDEECKLTSWRKLTEYLSIETFTGDGILLDGLRGTTVYNRQEAIDGVPGKNINLSPFFPTPGGADDEFERWYDTTFSSSYSQSLLADQTGTQYITYQWRLPEEVGNVVQGDSVDITIEFHAQQARHNGFPENPFVGGDPAFSVDLAPGVDPGGTDHFTG, encoded by the coding sequence ATGGACGACAAACTCGATCTAACCCGACGCAAAGTCCTCGGCGGTCTCGGCGGCATCGGCGCCGGCGCCGCCCTCGGCGGTACGGGGACGATGGCGTTCCTGAACGACGCGGAGACCACGTCGGCCGGGGTGACCGCGGGCGAACTGGACATCCAACTCGACTGGCGCACGATGCACAACGGCGAGGAACTCTCCCACCAGGAGTCGCCGGTCGACACGAACAGTCAGAACCAGCCGATCCTGACCCTCGACGACGTCAAACCGGGCGACGACGGCTGCATCGTCATCAGTATCCACAACGACACGAACCCCGCGTGGATCTGGCACCAGATGCGGTTGTCCGATAGGGACGACCACGGGCTGACCGACCCGGAGGCATCGACGGACAGCACCGGCGGCGAAGGGGAGGGCGAACTGCAGGACCACTTGGAGGTGCGTGCGTTCTACGACGACGACGATGACTGCGAGTGGAACCCCGACGAGGAGTGCAAGCTGACGTCGTGGCGGAAACTCACCGAGTACCTCAGCATAGAGACGTTCACCGGGGACGGGATCCTGCTCGACGGGCTCCGTGGGACGACGGTCTACAACAGGCAGGAGGCGATAGACGGCGTTCCGGGGAAGAACATCAATCTGTCCCCGTTTTTCCCCACCCCGGGAGGGGCGGACGACGAGTTCGAACGCTGGTACGACACCACGTTCTCGTCGAGCTACAGCCAGAGTCTCCTCGCGGACCAGACCGGGACCCAGTACATCACCTACCAGTGGCGACTCCCCGAAGAGGTCGGGAACGTTGTCCAGGGCGACTCCGTCGACATCACCATCGAGTTCCACGCCCAGCAGGCCCGCCACAACGGCTTCCCGGAGAACCCGTTCGTCGGCGGCGACCCCGCCTTCTCAGTTGACCTCGCCCCCGGCGTCGATCCAGGTGGTACCGATCACTTCACGGGATAA
- a CDS encoding SipW-dependent-type signal peptide-containing protein has product MDDKLELTRRKALTGLGGIGAGAALGGTGTMAFLNDTETSAGNTVTAGELDLKIDWEEHYNGSMIEDQALTDNPGPVFDLGDVKPGDSGEATISLHVFDNPAWVHMAGELTKNAEMGVNEPESHAAGEDDTMEGGGDDMSGELADEILVDVWYDGSEADADGEGGNNVYESEEVPIASGTLRDVMAELEDGRLLSNQAPAATDVGTASNGGEACLTGDEWKIDDTPVVGDTTPNGDIEITAVEEEAGEVVGVEWESQREICLVAVKGGPSTTTYEYDCATSGGVDYAPENAGNDNRTYYEISNVQFYYCEGEDGNGGGDNGDDCWPNSTTQYIGFSWELPFEVGNEIQSDELQFDLEFHAQQCRHNDDPRNPYAD; this is encoded by the coding sequence ATGGACGACAAACTCGAACTGACCCGACGCAAGGCCCTGACGGGGCTCGGCGGCATCGGCGCCGGCGCCGCCCTCGGTGGCACGGGGACGATGGCGTTCCTGAACGACACCGAAACGAGCGCCGGCAACACCGTCACCGCCGGCGAACTGGACCTCAAGATCGATTGGGAGGAGCACTACAACGGCAGCATGATCGAGGACCAGGCGCTGACGGACAACCCCGGCCCGGTCTTCGACCTCGGCGACGTCAAGCCCGGCGACAGCGGCGAGGCGACGATCAGCCTCCACGTGTTCGACAACCCCGCGTGGGTCCACATGGCAGGGGAACTCACGAAGAACGCCGAGATGGGCGTCAACGAGCCCGAAAGCCACGCGGCGGGCGAGGACGACACGATGGAGGGCGGCGGCGACGACATGAGCGGCGAACTCGCCGACGAGATCCTCGTCGACGTCTGGTACGACGGCTCCGAGGCGGACGCGGACGGTGAGGGCGGCAACAACGTCTACGAGTCCGAGGAGGTCCCGATCGCGAGCGGGACCCTCCGGGACGTGATGGCCGAACTCGAGGATGGACGGCTTCTCAGCAACCAAGCCCCGGCTGCTACCGACGTGGGAACCGCCAGCAACGGCGGCGAGGCGTGTCTCACCGGCGACGAGTGGAAGATCGACGACACCCCTGTCGTCGGCGACACCACCCCGAACGGCGACATCGAGATCACGGCCGTCGAGGAGGAGGCCGGCGAGGTCGTCGGCGTCGAGTGGGAGAGCCAGCGCGAGATCTGTCTCGTGGCGGTGAAGGGCGGCCCCTCGACGACGACCTACGAGTACGACTGTGCAACCTCCGGCGGCGTCGACTACGCACCCGAGAACGCGGGCAACGACAACCGCACGTACTACGAGATCAGCAACGTGCAGTTCTACTACTGTGAGGGCGAGGACGGGAACGGTGGCGGCGACAACGGCGACGACTGCTGGCCGAACTCCACGACCCAGTACATCGGGTTCTCGTGGGAGCTCCCCTTCGAAGTCGGCAACGAGATCCAGAGCGACGAACTCCAGTTCGACCTGGAGTTCCACGCCCAGCAGTGCCGACACAACGACGACCCGCGGAACCCGTACGCTGACTGA
- a CDS encoding alpha/beta fold hydrolase translates to MKLRRALSYATLGIGATAATNALLTRNAGDLPPALDGMQRTYRWRGMNVAYTEAGDPDDPDLVLLHGLNAAASSGEWRGVFDALSEEYHVIAPDLPGYGRSDRPPVRYSAALYEAFVESFIGEFGDDEGPAVMASSLTAAYTAAAAKTVPVSRFVLICPTTTTGPGGGTFVRELIRSPLVGEALFNLVTSEPAIEYFNADHGYADPSGAEPEWADYEWRTAHQENARFAPAAFLAGDLDSELDLGGTLADLDVPTTIVWGRETEMTPVSKGEELARAAGAELLVFDRAKLLPHVERADALLDYLLDGDLPEDFSVIREYDPSEEGEAVETEAADEDEE, encoded by the coding sequence ATGAAGCTCCGACGCGCCCTGAGTTACGCGACGCTCGGTATCGGCGCCACCGCGGCCACGAACGCCCTCCTCACGCGGAACGCGGGCGACCTCCCGCCCGCCCTCGACGGTATGCAGCGCACCTACCGCTGGCGCGGGATGAACGTCGCCTACACCGAGGCCGGCGACCCCGACGACCCCGATCTGGTCCTGCTCCACGGCCTCAACGCCGCCGCCTCATCCGGCGAGTGGCGCGGCGTGTTCGACGCCCTCTCCGAGGAGTACCACGTGATCGCTCCGGACCTGCCGGGCTACGGCCGCTCGGACCGGCCGCCGGTTCGGTACTCCGCGGCGCTGTACGAGGCGTTCGTCGAGTCGTTCATCGGCGAGTTCGGGGACGACGAGGGGCCCGCGGTGATGGCCTCCTCGCTCACCGCCGCCTACACTGCCGCCGCCGCGAAGACCGTCCCTGTCTCGCGGTTCGTCCTGATCTGCCCGACGACGACGACCGGGCCGGGCGGCGGCACGTTCGTCCGGGAACTGATCCGGTCGCCGCTGGTGGGCGAGGCGCTGTTCAACCTCGTCACCTCCGAGCCGGCCATCGAGTACTTCAACGCCGATCACGGCTACGCCGACCCCAGCGGCGCCGAGCCCGAATGGGCCGACTACGAGTGGCGGACCGCCCACCAGGAGAACGCCCGCTTCGCCCCCGCCGCGTTCCTCGCGGGCGACCTCGACAGCGAACTCGACCTCGGCGGCACGCTCGCCGACCTCGACGTGCCGACGACCATCGTCTGGGGCCGCGAAACCGAGATGACGCCCGTCTCGAAGGGCGAGGAGCTGGCCCGCGCCGCGGGCGCCGAACTGCTCGTCTTCGACCGCGCGAAGCTGCTCCCCCACGTCGAGCGCGCCGACGCGCTGCTCGACTACCTGCTCGACGGCGACCTGCCAGAGGACTTCTCGGTGATCCGGGAGTACGACCCGAGCGAGGAGGGGGAGGCGGTAGAAACGGAAGCAGCGGACGAGGACGAGGAGTAG
- a CDS encoding metal-dependent transcriptional regulator, with the protein MLSDAMEDYLKAIYVLQREEGPPVSTSAVAEYLDKTPPTVTSMMEKLAERGLIEREKYRGVELTEEGRTVALEVIRHHRLLEAYLAEHLDFDWSEVHDEADTLEHHISEALERRMADALGDPAVDPHGDPIPAESLDPVDEDAGDRLSSFGVGDRVVVSRVPHRDQAELDYLAEAGLMPGTEVEVVDVAPFGMVTVRLGDGDEQSLPEDVADAIRVRPTMNEAT; encoded by the coding sequence ATGCTGAGCGATGCGATGGAGGACTACCTCAAAGCCATCTACGTCCTCCAGCGCGAGGAGGGCCCGCCCGTCTCGACCTCCGCGGTCGCGGAGTACCTCGACAAGACCCCGCCGACGGTCACCAGCATGATGGAGAAGCTGGCCGAACGCGGCCTCATCGAGCGCGAGAAGTACCGCGGCGTCGAACTCACCGAGGAGGGCCGAACCGTCGCGCTCGAAGTGATCCGGCACCACCGACTGCTGGAGGCCTACCTCGCGGAACACCTCGACTTCGACTGGTCGGAGGTCCACGACGAGGCCGACACGCTCGAACACCACATCAGCGAGGCCTTGGAGCGCCGCATGGCCGACGCGCTGGGCGACCCCGCGGTCGACCCGCACGGCGACCCGATCCCCGCCGAGAGCCTCGACCCCGTCGACGAGGACGCCGGCGACCGGCTGAGCAGTTTCGGAGTCGGTGACCGCGTCGTCGTCTCCCGGGTCCCGCACCGCGACCAAGCCGAACTCGACTACCTCGCGGAGGCGGGCCTGATGCCCGGAACCGAGGTCGAGGTCGTCGACGTGGCACCGTTCGGGATGGTGACGGTTCGCCTCGGCGACGGGGACGAGCAGAGCCTCCCCGAGGACGTGGCCGACGCCATCAGGGTTCGGCCCACGATGAACGAGGCCACCTGA
- a CDS encoding TMEM165/GDT1 family protein has protein sequence MPAAVALPLQSGLDAVVSRYSGNGPLAAAFLANLLATFGDKGQLVVITLATRQDAKNVFLGAMGAFTLWSALEVVFGQYVVSVLPAGTVTLLTGGLFLVFGLWTARSAATALGDGAQSRSMTAGTGLDVGLTGRLIPEPMLARIGSYGGLLTAFLFVLFAEFGDKTQLLTINLAATFQHAPVAVFVGVIGALGLRTGVDAVIGDRVEAALPTAYIEAGAAVVFLAFGAVVLGAPVAVLYASVGALIVAAVVGLSRRR, from the coding sequence ATGCCCGCGGCGGTTGCGCTGCCCCTCCAGTCCGGGCTGGACGCCGTCGTCTCCCGGTACTCCGGCAACGGCCCGCTGGCCGCAGCGTTCTTGGCGAACCTCCTCGCGACGTTCGGCGACAAGGGGCAACTGGTGGTGATCACGCTGGCCACCCGTCAAGACGCCAAGAACGTCTTCCTCGGCGCCATGGGGGCGTTCACGCTCTGGTCGGCGCTGGAGGTCGTGTTCGGCCAGTACGTCGTCTCGGTTCTCCCCGCCGGCACCGTGACGCTGCTCACTGGCGGGCTCTTCCTCGTGTTCGGGCTCTGGACCGCTCGATCGGCGGCGACGGCGCTCGGTGACGGGGCGCAGTCCCGGTCGATGACTGCCGGCACCGGCCTCGACGTCGGTCTCACCGGGCGATTGATCCCGGAGCCGATGCTCGCCCGGATCGGGAGCTACGGCGGCCTCCTGACGGCGTTCCTGTTCGTGCTGTTCGCGGAGTTCGGCGACAAGACCCAACTGCTGACGATCAACCTCGCGGCGACGTTCCAGCACGCGCCGGTCGCAGTGTTCGTCGGCGTGATCGGCGCGTTGGGACTGAGGACCGGCGTCGACGCCGTCATCGGCGACCGGGTCGAGGCCGCGCTCCCGACCGCGTACATCGAGGCCGGCGCCGCCGTGGTGTTCCTCGCATTCGGTGCGGTCGTCCTCGGGGCGCCGGTCGCCGTCCTGTACGCTTCCGTCGGGGCGCTGATCGTGGCCGCAGTCGTCGGCCTCTCCCGTCGTCGCTGA
- a CDS encoding LysE family translocator, giving the protein MIEVVPTLFAGAVFGLALAAPPGPMNAVIAEESVLRGWLAGIKAGLGAGLADFVFFLLALAGVVGIVDRSPTLKGVLFGVGGLLMLYFAYDAATSVRASFAPESVDAAEGGASGVDAVDHGTSTGFRRAFALALTNPYQILFWLTVGVGLLDPGTLDVLAVLPGVGDALAGVFVVETGSVALIVGLFGGIGLWLACFPAALVRAGRRIESFAPAVAAVSALVLGGFGVAYLFEAWRVLA; this is encoded by the coding sequence GTGATCGAGGTCGTTCCGACGCTGTTCGCGGGCGCGGTGTTCGGGCTGGCGCTGGCCGCGCCGCCCGGGCCGATGAACGCCGTCATCGCCGAGGAGAGCGTGCTCCGCGGCTGGCTGGCCGGAATCAAGGCCGGCCTCGGCGCCGGGCTGGCGGACTTCGTCTTCTTCCTGCTCGCCCTTGCGGGCGTCGTCGGAATCGTCGACCGCTCGCCGACGCTGAAGGGCGTCCTGTTCGGCGTCGGCGGGCTACTGATGCTCTACTTCGCCTACGACGCCGCCACGAGCGTACGGGCGTCGTTCGCGCCGGAGAGCGTCGACGCCGCCGAGGGCGGGGCGAGTGGGGTCGACGCGGTCGACCACGGGACGTCGACGGGCTTCCGCCGCGCGTTCGCGCTCGCTCTCACGAACCCGTACCAGATCCTCTTCTGGCTGACCGTCGGCGTCGGGCTGCTGGACCCGGGAACCCTCGACGTGCTGGCGGTGCTGCCGGGGGTCGGCGACGCGCTCGCCGGCGTCTTCGTCGTCGAGACCGGCAGCGTCGCGCTGATCGTCGGGCTGTTCGGCGGGATCGGGCTCTGGCTGGCGTGTTTCCCCGCGGCGTTGGTGCGGGCGGGCCGCCGGATCGAGTCGTTCGCGCCGGCGGTCGCCGCGGTGAGCGCGCTGGTGCTCGGGGGGTTCGGCGTCGCCTACCTCTTCGAGGCGTGGCGCGTCCTCGCCTGA
- a CDS encoding NAD(P)-dependent glycerol-1-phosphate dehydrogenase, translating to MFDKSSWIRLPRNVLVGHGMLDDLGAAVDELYLSGSPLIVTSPSPDQIVGERVRRQLPNPETVIVGEAGFDQVQKVIDAARAMDAGYLVGLGGGKPIDTAKMASDELGVGFVSVPTAASHDGIVSGRGSIPEGDTRHSVAAEPPLAVVADTEVIADAPWELTTAGCADIISNYTAVADWQLARRLKGVEYSEYGGALARMTAEMLVDNADLIRPGLEESAWIVVKALVSSGVAMSIAGSSRPASGAEHLFSHQLDRIAPGRALHGHQVGVGSIMTAYLHDGPDGMWQDIRAALDSLDAPTTAADLDVTEDELLEALTTAHEIRDRYTVLGDGITEKAAREMAETTGVI from the coding sequence ATGTTCGACAAATCGTCGTGGATCCGTCTCCCGCGGAACGTCCTCGTCGGTCACGGGATGCTCGACGACCTCGGGGCGGCCGTCGACGAACTCTACCTCTCGGGGAGCCCCCTGATCGTCACCAGCCCGTCGCCCGACCAGATCGTCGGCGAGCGGGTCCGGAGGCAGCTGCCGAACCCCGAGACGGTCATCGTCGGCGAGGCGGGCTTCGACCAAGTCCAGAAAGTCATCGACGCCGCGCGGGCGATGGACGCGGGCTACCTCGTCGGCCTCGGCGGCGGGAAACCGATCGACACCGCGAAGATGGCCAGCGACGAACTCGGCGTCGGCTTCGTCTCGGTGCCGACGGCCGCCAGCCACGACGGGATCGTCTCCGGCCGGGGGTCGATCCCGGAGGGCGACACGCGCCACTCCGTCGCCGCCGAGCCGCCGCTGGCGGTCGTCGCCGACACCGAGGTGATCGCCGACGCGCCGTGGGAGCTGACCACCGCGGGCTGTGCGGACATCATCTCGAACTACACCGCCGTCGCCGACTGGCAGCTCGCCCGCCGGCTCAAGGGCGTGGAGTACTCTGAGTACGGTGGCGCGCTCGCCCGGATGACCGCCGAGATGCTCGTCGACAACGCCGACCTGATCCGGCCGGGGCTGGAGGAGTCGGCCTGGATCGTCGTGAAGGCGCTCGTCTCCTCGGGCGTCGCGATGTCGATCGCCGGCTCCTCGCGACCGGCGTCGGGCGCCGAGCACCTCTTCTCGCACCAACTCGACCGGATCGCGCCGGGCCGGGCGCTCCACGGCCACCAAGTCGGCGTCGGCTCGATCATGACCGCCTACCTCCACGACGGCCCGGACGGGATGTGGCAGGACATCCGCGCCGCGCTGGACAGCCTCGACGCGCCGACGACGGCCGCGGACCTCGACGTGACCGAGGACGAACTGCTGGAGGCGCTGACCACCGCCCACGAGATCCGTGACCGCTACACGGTGCTGGGCGACGGGATCACCGAGAAGGCAGCGCGGGAGATGGCTGAGACCACCGGCGTCATCTGA
- a CDS encoding HIT family protein encodes MAACEFCSIAAGERDVHVLFDREGVLAFLDENPAREGHAVVMPKSHREELLGVSEAATPGVFEAVDGLAGDLRAVLGTEGFSVFYTSGSLVGSVDHAHVHLVPRADNDDVSLSLDRTALDHADAADLAAAVRDRD; translated from the coding sequence ATGGCTGCCTGTGAGTTCTGTTCGATCGCCGCCGGCGAGCGCGACGTCCACGTCCTCTTCGACCGTGAGGGGGTCCTCGCCTTCCTCGACGAGAACCCCGCACGCGAGGGGCACGCGGTCGTGATGCCGAAATCCCACCGAGAGGAACTGCTGGGCGTCAGTGAAGCGGCCACTCCCGGCGTCTTCGAAGCCGTCGACGGCCTGGCGGGTGATCTCCGGGCCGTGCTCGGGACCGAGGGGTTCAGCGTCTTCTACACCTCGGGTTCGCTGGTCGGCTCGGTCGACCACGCCCACGTCCACCTCGTTCCACGGGCTGACAACGATGACGTGTCGCTCTCGCTCGACCGCACCGCGCTGGACCACGCCGACGCCGCCGACCTCGCTGCCGCGGTCCGCGACCGCGATTGA
- a CDS encoding DUF420 domain-containing protein produces the protein MLEDLRSRARARPRATVAVLSVVGYALVIGTFAGVIPERVFPDLTNAQVNLFSHAIAAINTTATVLLILGWKWIRDNEVDKHRAAMGSAFGLIMVFLVLYLWKIGGGGTKELVGAPDLVYYAYLLMLAVHIILSVISVPVVLYALVLGLTHTPHELRTETPHKKVGRIAAGAWILSLSMGVLTYVILNWVYSYEFAAGTGM, from the coding sequence ATGCTCGAAGACCTCCGCTCTCGTGCACGCGCACGGCCGCGAGCGACCGTCGCCGTGCTCTCGGTCGTCGGCTACGCGCTGGTGATCGGCACGTTCGCCGGTGTCATCCCCGAGCGCGTGTTCCCCGACCTGACGAACGCGCAGGTGAACCTCTTCTCCCACGCCATCGCGGCGATCAACACCACCGCGACGGTGCTGTTGATCCTCGGCTGGAAGTGGATCCGCGACAACGAGGTCGACAAACACCGCGCGGCGATGGGGAGCGCCTTCGGCCTGATCATGGTGTTCCTCGTGCTCTACCTCTGGAAGATCGGCGGCGGGGGGACCAAGGAACTGGTGGGCGCGCCCGACCTCGTCTACTACGCCTACCTGCTGATGCTCGCGGTCCACATCATCCTCTCGGTGATCTCGGTCCCGGTCGTGCTCTACGCACTGGTGCTCGGGCTCACCCATACGCCCCACGAACTCAGGACCGAGACGCCCCACAAGAAGGTGGGCCGCATCGCCGCCGGCGCGTGGATCCTCTCGCTGTCGATGGGCGTGCTGACCTACGTGATCCTCAACTGGGTCTACAGCTACGAGTTCGCCGCCGGCACCGGGATGTAG
- the nth gene encoding endonuclease III, whose amino-acid sequence MGEPLDPRREQAIEVIDRLETEYPDSTISLNFDSRLQLLIAVVLSAQCTDERVNEVTADLFQKYETAADFAAADEEQLAEDIYGITFHNSKAGYLKSIGEDIVEKHDGEVPDTMGDLTDLSGVGRKTANVVLQHAHDVVEGIVVDTHVQRISRRLGLTEEERPEAIEQDLLEFVPENYWQQFTHLFIDHGRAVCTARNPDCSDCVLADICPSEKGDSAVDLASGEAW is encoded by the coding sequence ATGGGCGAGCCACTCGACCCCCGGCGCGAGCAGGCGATCGAAGTCATCGACCGTCTCGAAACTGAGTACCCCGACTCCACCATCTCGCTGAACTTCGACAGCCGACTCCAACTCCTGATCGCGGTCGTCCTCTCCGCGCAGTGTACCGACGAGCGCGTCAACGAGGTCACCGCGGACCTGTTCCAGAAGTACGAGACCGCCGCGGACTTCGCGGCCGCCGACGAGGAGCAACTCGCCGAGGACATCTACGGGATCACCTTCCACAACAGCAAGGCCGGCTACCTCAAGAGCATCGGCGAGGACATCGTCGAGAAACACGACGGCGAGGTGCCGGACACGATGGGTGACCTCACCGACCTCTCCGGCGTCGGCCGGAAGACCGCCAACGTAGTCCTGCAGCACGCCCACGACGTGGTCGAGGGCATCGTCGTCGACACGCACGTCCAACGGATCTCCCGCCGGCTGGGCCTGACCGAGGAGGAACGGCCCGAGGCCATCGAGCAGGACCTGCTCGAGTTCGTGCCCGAGAACTACTGGCAGCAGTTCACCCACCTGTTCATCGACCACGGCCGTGCCGTCTGTACGGCTCGAAACCCCGACTGCAGCGACTGCGTGCTGGCGGACATCTGCCCTTCCGAGAAGGGCGACAGCGCGGTCGATCTGGCCAGCGGCGAGGCGTGGTGA
- a CDS encoding DUF7321 family protein, with the protein MVSESTAAGLAALSVTISLPFFLYGAWYAIETEVMTWDRLVYHLKFVGTGLVLTTAPMVLWMIPRLFQQMSGVTALHAFLGLQAYALLALALTGIVRIFQAKRQADLYRNPDPDADIDALHENMGAWRRRLRVGVFGYTFLWLLAYVLGVYQYLTRYVF; encoded by the coding sequence ATGGTCTCGGAGTCGACCGCCGCGGGGCTCGCGGCGCTCTCGGTCACGATCAGTCTCCCCTTCTTCCTCTACGGGGCGTGGTACGCGATCGAGACGGAGGTGATGACGTGGGACCGGCTGGTCTATCACCTGAAGTTCGTCGGCACCGGACTCGTGCTCACGACGGCGCCGATGGTGCTGTGGATGATCCCGCGGCTCTTCCAGCAGATGAGCGGCGTCACCGCGCTACATGCGTTCCTCGGGCTCCAAGCGTACGCGCTGCTCGCGCTCGCGCTCACGGGGATCGTCCGTATCTTCCAAGCCAAGCGACAGGCCGACCTCTACCGCAACCCCGACCCGGACGCCGACATCGACGCCCTCCACGAGAACATGGGTGCGTGGCGCCGACGGCTCCGAGTCGGCGTGTTCGGCTACACGTTCCTCTGGCTACTCGCCTACGTCCTCGGGGTCTACCAGTACCTCACGCGATACGTGTTCTAA